The proteins below come from a single Corylus avellana chromosome ca3, CavTom2PMs-1.0 genomic window:
- the LOC132174426 gene encoding WAT1-related protein At5g64700-like, whose protein sequence is MGSSKETISSTGGDHKKLIVGPVLLFLSSVVWSLWFIVQPNLLKQYPARLRLSTLQCLLSSVQSTVAALALQRNFDSWKIGWNIQLASLVYCGVLVIGASYGLQIWCIEKKGPFYVAMFFPLSLLITAIFSAFVWAERLHCGRIQDANHSTLENMKVHFQITQL, encoded by the exons ATGGGAAGCAGCAAAGAAACAATATCTTCTACTGGAGGGGATCACAAGAAGTTGATTGTAGGCCCggttcttctctttctttcatctGTAGTTTGGTCATTATGGTTCATCGTGCAACCGAACCTCCTTAAACAATATCCTGCGAGGCTACGCCTCTCCACTCTGCAGTGTCTCCTCAGTTCTGTGCAATCCACTGTGGCAGCGCTCGCCTTGCAGCGAAACTTTGACTCATGGAAGATAGGGTGGAATATTCAACTTGCTTCCCTTGTGTATTGT GGTGTGCTTGTAATTGGGGCTTCATACGGGCTACAGATTTGGTGCATAGAGAAGAAAGGACCTTTTTATGTTGCCATGTTTTTTCCACTTTCGTTGCTTATAACAGCTATCTTCTCAGCTTTTGTGTGGGCTGAGCGGCTACATTGTGGAAG GATACAGGATGCAAACCATAGTACTCTTGAAAACATGAAGGTACATTTTCAGATTACACAACTATAG